The Sinomonas sp. P10A9 genome contains the following window.
GCCAGGACCTCATCCGGTTCGACACCTCGAATTACGGCACCAACGAAGGCCCAGGAGAGCGGGCCGCCGCCGAGTTCGCCGCCGGACTGCTCGCCGAGGTTGGCTTGGAGCCCGAGATCTTCGAATCGGCACCCGGGCGGGCGAGCGTCGTCGTGCGCGTCGAGGGCACGGATCCGAGCGCACGAGCTCTCGTGGTGCACGGGCACCTCGACGTCGTTCCGGCCCAGAAGGAGGACTGGAGCGTCGACCCGTTCTCTGCGGAACTCAAGGACGGGCTTGTCTGGGGCCGCGGCGCGGTAGACATGAAGGACATGGACGCCATGATCCTGTCCGTGACCCGCGAGATGCAGCGCACCGGCACGAGGCCCAAGCGGGACCTCGTCATCGCGCTCTTCGCCGACGAGGAGGCCGGGGGCGCCTACGGTGCCCGTTGGGCCGTGGACAACCGCCCCGAACTGTTCGAGGGCGCTGCCGAGGCGATCAGCGAAGTCGGCGGCTTCTCGGCGGAGATCGGCGGCAAGCGCACCTACATGCTGCAGACGGCCGAGAAGGGGCTGGGGTGGCTGCGCATGACGGCGAGTGGCCGCGCTGGACACGGATCGCAGGTCAACGACGACAACGCCGTCACTCGCCTTGCGCGTGCTGTGGCCCGGATCGGCGACTACCGGTGGCCCATCGAGCTCACGGACACGACCCGGAGGTTCCTCGACGGCGTCACTGAGATCACTGGCATCGAGTTCGACCCGGAGAACCCCGATGTGCTGTTCAAGGAGCTCGGCACCGTGGCGCGGTTCGTGGGCGCGACGCTGCAGAACACCTCCAACCCCACGGTCCTCAAGGCCGGGTACAAGGACAACGTCGTCCCGGGGTCGGCCGAGGCACGGATCGACACACGCACGCTGCCCGGCCAGGACGAGTTGGTGCTGGCCAAGCTCAAGGAGCTCGCGGGCGACGGTATCGACTTCAGCTACGTCCATCAGGATGTCTCGCTCGAGACGGCCTTCGAGGGTCCGCTCGTTGATGCGATGGTCGGCGCCCTCCACGCCGAAGACCCGGGCGCGGCCGTGCTCCCGTACACGCTCTCGGGCGGCACCGACAATAAATCGCTGAGCCGGCTCGGCATCACCGGTTACGGCTTTGCTCCGCTTCAGCTCCCGGGCGATCTTGACTTCCCCGCGATGTTCCACGGCGTCGACGAGCGCGTCCCCGCGGAGTCGCTCAAGTTCGGCGCCCGCGTGCTACGTCGGCTGCTGACCACGTACTGACCGGCCAGGGACCCCGCAACGGTCCGCCAGAGACCCCACAACGGGGGAGAGGAGGGGGAGCAGTGGCACTCGACCCCGCAGTGGTCCTTCCGGACGCGCTCATCGAGGAGATCCGATCCCGGGCGCCCGGCTACGACGAGCGCAACGAGTTCTTCCAGGAGGACTTCGACGCGCTCGTGGCCGCCGGCTACCTCAAGGCGTTCGTCCCGGAAGGCGACGGCGGACTGGGAGCCGGACTGGCCGACGTCGTGCGCCTCCAGCGCAGGCTCGCCCAGGCGGCGCCCGCAACGGCCCTTGCGGTCAACATGCACCTCGTGTGGACGGGGGTCGCGAAGGTCCTTGCAGACCGCGGCGACTCGTCGCTGGCCTTCGTGCTCGAAGAGGCCGCCGCCGGCGAGGTCTTCGCGTTCGGGGTCTCCGAGGCCGGAAACGACTCAGTCCTGTTCGACTCCGTCACCGAGGCCGTCCCGCGGCCCGACGGCGGCTACGCCTTCACCGGCACCAAGGTCTTCACGAGCCTCGCCCCCGCGTGGACGCGCATGGGCACGTTCGGCAAGGACACCGCGGGCGAGGAACCCCAGCTCGTGTGGGGATTCATCCGCCGCGACGAGCCGGGCTGGCGCCACCTCGACGACTGGAACACGCTCGGCATGCGGGCGAGCCAGTCCCGCACCACGGTCCTCGAGGGTGCCACGGCGCGGGCTGACAGGATCGTGCGCAAGCTCCCCGTCGGACCGAACCCCGACCTGCTGGTCTTCGGCATCTTCTCCGTCTTCGAGACGCTCTTGGCCGCCGTCTACACGGGCGTCGCCGAGCGTGGGCTGACTCTCGCGGTCGACGCCGCGCACCGCCGCCGTTCGCACCGCACCGGCCGCTCCTACTCGCAGGATCCGGACATCAGGTGGCAGATCGCCGAGCTCGGCCTCGCCGTAGACGGGATGATCCCGCAGCTCGAGTCGGTGGCCGCGGACATCGACGGGCTCGCGGACCGCGGTGCCGCGTGGTTCCGCGCGCTGAGCGGACTCAAGCACCGCGCCACCGAGACGGCGAAGAGCGTGGTCGACGGCGCGATGCGCGTGGGCGGCGGCAGCGGATATTTCCGGGGCAGCGAGCTCGAACGGCTCTACCGCGACGTCCTGGCCGGCCTGTACCACCCCTCGGACCCGGAGTCGGCGCACGCAACCGTGGCGACGAACCTCCTCGGCCCGATTGAGGAGGTCTAGACGGTCCGCTCGACCAGCATGACCTTGCGCCGCAGCCAGTACTGACGGCCGCCGCCCATGTAGAGGCGGCTGCGCTCGAGCTCCCATTTGCCATACTCGGAATGCTCGCGCACGCGCTGGCGCGCATCGGCAACCGAATCTCCGGGACTCACCGAAAGGACCAGGTACTCGTACTGCCGGCCTGGCCCGGCCAGCCGCGACCCGGCCGCGAGCGACTGCGCGCCGGAGAGGATCCGCTCGTTCATGGCCCTCGATTCCTCGTGCTGCGAAGTGTGTGCCCGGAGCCGATGACGTTCGCTAGGCACACCCAGTGATTTCAGACTACCGTGGCTCCCATGAGCATAGATCCGCGTGTCGCCCTTGGTTCGCTGACGGCTGCATTGGAGGAACACCTCGTCGCGGCCGCCTCGCGGCGCGGGGATGATGATCCGTCCGTCGAGGCGGCGTTCTTCTCCGTCGCGGATGCCTTCGAGACCTACGCGAACGCGCTCTACGACGCCTACGGGGAGGACCTGCCTATCGACCTCCTCGACTCGGACGATGACGACGACGAAGACGACGACGATGAGTCGGACGACGAAGACGACGACACCGCCGACAGCCGAGACGGCAACGGCGCCGACGACGGCGAGGAAGCGCTGGCCGGCCGGGATTTCTAGAACCGGCCCTCCTGTATGTCCTGCTCGGATTCGGGGTCATCTCCGCCGGGCACTAGAGTGGTCAGGTGAAAACCTGGAGGCAGACCCCCGTCCCTCAGCTGCCGGGTAGCGCCGGAGCGGTCCGGCTCTACGACACCCAACTGCGTGACACCGTCGAGATTCCCTCGGCGCCCGAGCAGTCCCTGTACGTCTGCGGCATCACGCCCTATGACGCGACGCACCTCGGCCATGCCTCCACCTACCTCGCGTTCGACCTCCTCAACCGCATCTGGCGCGACGCCGGCAGCACGGTCAGCTACGTCCAGAACACGACCGACGTCGACGACCCGCTCCTCGAGCGCGCCGATGCGACAGGAGTCGACTGGCGGACCCTCGCCCGCCAGCAGATCGACCTCTTCCAGTCGGACATGGAGGCCCTCCGAGTCCTCGCCCCCGACCACTACGTGGGCGCCGTGGAGTCGATCCCGTGGATCGTCCCCGAAGTCGAGCGGCTTCTCGCCGACGGCCTCGCCTACCAGCTCGCGGGCGCCGAAGGCGAGCCCGACGGCGATGTCTACTACGACGTGACCGAGGCGACCCGCCGCGCGGACTCGGCGGAGGCCTGGCGACTCGGGACCGTCTCCCACCTCACAGTCGCCGAGATGATCGAGGTCTTCGGCGAGCGCGGCGGCGACCCTGAGCGGCCCGGCAAGCACAGCCCCCTCGACCCGATCCTGTGGCGCGAGGCCCGCCTCGGCGAGCCGCACTGGGACGGTGGCACGCTCGGCCCCGGGCGCCCCGGGTGGCACATCGAGTGCACCGTCATCGCGCAGA
Protein-coding sequences here:
- a CDS encoding M20/M25/M40 family metallo-hydrolase; translated protein: MTDRPAETHVAAEDEVVGICQDLIRFDTSNYGTNEGPGERAAAEFAAGLLAEVGLEPEIFESAPGRASVVVRVEGTDPSARALVVHGHLDVVPAQKEDWSVDPFSAELKDGLVWGRGAVDMKDMDAMILSVTREMQRTGTRPKRDLVIALFADEEAGGAYGARWAVDNRPELFEGAAEAISEVGGFSAEIGGKRTYMLQTAEKGLGWLRMTASGRAGHGSQVNDDNAVTRLARAVARIGDYRWPIELTDTTRRFLDGVTEITGIEFDPENPDVLFKELGTVARFVGATLQNTSNPTVLKAGYKDNVVPGSAEARIDTRTLPGQDELVLAKLKELAGDGIDFSYVHQDVSLETAFEGPLVDAMVGALHAEDPGAAVLPYTLSGGTDNKSLSRLGITGYGFAPLQLPGDLDFPAMFHGVDERVPAESLKFGARVLRRLLTTY
- a CDS encoding acyl-CoA dehydrogenase family protein — encoded protein: MALDPAVVLPDALIEEIRSRAPGYDERNEFFQEDFDALVAAGYLKAFVPEGDGGLGAGLADVVRLQRRLAQAAPATALAVNMHLVWTGVAKVLADRGDSSLAFVLEEAAAGEVFAFGVSEAGNDSVLFDSVTEAVPRPDGGYAFTGTKVFTSLAPAWTRMGTFGKDTAGEEPQLVWGFIRRDEPGWRHLDDWNTLGMRASQSRTTVLEGATARADRIVRKLPVGPNPDLLVFGIFSVFETLLAAVYTGVAERGLTLAVDAAHRRRSHRTGRSYSQDPDIRWQIAELGLAVDGMIPQLESVAADIDGLADRGAAWFRALSGLKHRATETAKSVVDGAMRVGGGSGYFRGSELERLYRDVLAGLYHPSDPESAHATVATNLLGPIEEV
- a CDS encoding DUF5703 family protein, translated to MNERILSGAQSLAAGSRLAGPGRQYEYLVLSVSPGDSVADARQRVREHSEYGKWELERSRLYMGGGRQYWLRRKVMLVERTV
- the mshC gene encoding cysteine--1-D-myo-inosityl 2-amino-2-deoxy-alpha-D-glucopyranoside ligase, which codes for MKTWRQTPVPQLPGSAGAVRLYDTQLRDTVEIPSAPEQSLYVCGITPYDATHLGHASTYLAFDLLNRIWRDAGSTVSYVQNTTDVDDPLLERADATGVDWRTLARQQIDLFQSDMEALRVLAPDHYVGAVESIPWIVPEVERLLADGLAYQLAGAEGEPDGDVYYDVTEATRRADSAEAWRLGTVSHLTVAEMIEVFGERGGDPERPGKHSPLDPILWREARLGEPHWDGGTLGPGRPGWHIECTVIAQKFLPSPFTVQGGGSDLAFPHHEMGAGHAWSLHHVPLAKHFAHTGMVGLDGTKMSKSRGNLVLVSKLRAAGVEPAAIRLTVLAHHYRSDWEWTQELLDASVSRLETWRGAVVRALPGSAEALLAEIRGALTDDLDAPRALAAVDKWAEDSLAGTEASAHDGALVTSAVDALLGVRLV